The Teredinibacter sp. KSP-S5-2 genomic interval TTAGCTAGCGCAACACCTTCGCGCCAACCAGTTAAAGCAAGCTCGCGGGATACCTGCTCTGTAAACGCAATTGACGCCGAACTTCCGTATTGAATACCTAACAGGGTTAACGTAGAACCCAAGCCCAAAAAGCCCATTCCGTGACGACGCTTACTGAAAATTTCGGCCTGCTGCTCCGGTAGCGCCAAGCCATTAATTTCGACCACGTTATCCAGCATGCGAGTAAAGATCCCCACCACTTCGCGGAACTTCTCCCATTGGAAAACAGCGTCTTCAGTAAAAGGCTTTTCAACAAATTTGGTCAGGTTAACCGAGCCAAGAAGACAGCTACCATACGGCGGTAGGGGTTGTTCGCCACATGGGTTAGTTGCCCGAATATTCTCACAGAACCAGGCGTTGTTCATTTCATTGACGTGATCAATCAAAATAAAACCGGGTTCAGAAAAATCGTAAGTGGAGGTCATGATCTGATTCCACAAACGGTGAGCAGGAATTTTTTTATAAATTAAACACGCCGTTAAACCAGACTCATTCGTCACATACGATTCCGCACTGGGCACTCTCCGCCAAACAACGGTATCAGTGTTAGTCAGGTCGATATTATCCCGCTCAACATCCGCCTTGGATAATGGGAATGACAACGGCCAATCCTGCTCTTTTTTAACCGCTTCAACAAACTCATCGGTAATCAATAGAGACAAGTTAAACTGACGCAACTTACCATCTTCCCGTTTAGCACGAATAAACTCTGAAACGTCCGGGTGGTTCACATCGAAAGTGGCCATTTGCGCCCCACGGCGACCGCCTGCGGACGATACGGTAAAACACATCTTGTCGAACACATCCATAAATGAAAGTGGACCAGATGTGTGCGCACCCGCACCCGAAACATACGCCCCTTTCGGACGTAAAGTAGAAAATTCATAGCCGATGCCGCAACCAGCTTTCAGAGTCAAACCGGCTTCCAGGTTTTTCTGCAGAATATCGCGCATGGAATCCTGAATTGTGCCGGAAACTGTACAATTAATCGTGGAGGTCGCAGGCTTATGCTCTTCTGCACCGGCGTTAGAGATAATTCTTCCCGCCGGAATCGCTCCATTTTGTAAGGCATAGAAAAAGCGTTTTTCCCAAGTTGCAGACTTCTTCCCCTCAACCTTGGCGATCGCCTTGGCAACACGTCGTAACGTAGCATCAACATCATCATCTATCGCTTTACCGTCTTTGTCCTTCAGACGATACTTCTTATCCCATATATCCCTGGACGCTTCTTGCATTCCCACATTGTCCAAACTTTGAGCAGTAGAATCACTATCTATTGTGCCACCTTCCATACTTCAACCCCATATATTGTGCTTTTTTGTAAAGGGTAGTATTAAAACGTTCGAAAGGAAAGACCAAATTGACCTGAGTCAACAGAGACTTCAAATACCCACACGGAGATAGTGCTCTTAGAACCGATGGCGCTTAAAGTTAGGTGATGGATATGACCGTTCGTGCTTTAGTTGCACAAGAAATAGACACCTCCCCTTTTTCTGCCCAATGGACAGCCAAGGGGCATACTTTGTGCCTGGGTCATTGGGAAATAACCTACCTAGGTATGCCTGTCGAACTCCCCGAAGAACGAAAAAGCGACGATATGGGCACCTGGGGCATCTACAGTTTTATTTATGATGACGACCCGGATTTTGCCGAAGGACAGGAAGAAGAAGAATGGATTGTCGACAACGCCGAGTGGCTGGCTGAATGTTTTTTACTCAACGATATCCTCATCGACGAACAACATATGCGCTGGTTTTATCAAGCCGTGAATCAAGAAG includes:
- a CDS encoding adenosylcobalamin-dependent ribonucleoside-diphosphate reductase — translated: MEGGTIDSDSTAQSLDNVGMQEASRDIWDKKYRLKDKDGKAIDDDVDATLRRVAKAIAKVEGKKSATWEKRFFYALQNGAIPAGRIISNAGAEEHKPATSTINCTVSGTIQDSMRDILQKNLEAGLTLKAGCGIGYEFSTLRPKGAYVSGAGAHTSGPLSFMDVFDKMCFTVSSAGGRRGAQMATFDVNHPDVSEFIRAKREDGKLRQFNLSLLITDEFVEAVKKEQDWPLSFPLSKADVERDNIDLTNTDTVVWRRVPSAESYVTNESGLTACLIYKKIPAHRLWNQIMTSTYDFSEPGFILIDHVNEMNNAWFCENIRATNPCGEQPLPPYGSCLLGSVNLTKFVEKPFTEDAVFQWEKFREVVGIFTRMLDNVVEINGLALPEQQAEIFSKRRHGMGFLGLGSTLTLLGIQYGSSASIAFTEQVSRELALTGWREGVALAKEKGAAPILEQEFDVTAEMLRLRPEMVKDGIKVGDKLAGKHLLAKYSRYMQTVGEEAPEIIQDIVEHGCRFTHHSSIAPTGTISLSLANNVSNGIEPSFAHQYSRNVIREGKKSKENIAVYSYELLAYRTLVNAEAGANDVPDYFVVADSITPKEHVDVQAAAQKWIDSSISKTINVPTDISYEEFKGIYLYAYDKGLKGCTTFRFNPEAFQGVLVKEEDLAATTYTFTLDDGSTVELKGNEMIEYDGEEHTAANLYDALKEGYYGKL